One Dehalobacter sp. genomic region harbors:
- a CDS encoding uroporphyrinogen decarboxylase, translated as FEHGDPKELKQKLGNTMCILGLFPVTLLQYGTKEECITKARELLDDLAPGGGYIFSTDKELLSAADGKAENIIAVNKFVMEYGIY; from the coding sequence TTCGAACATGGAGATCCTAAAGAACTTAAACAGAAGCTTGGAAATACCATGTGTATACTAGGGCTTTTTCCGGTAACGTTGTTACAATATGGTACGAAGGAAGAATGTATTACTAAAGCGAGAGAATTATTGGATGATCTGGCTCCTGGCGGAGGATATATTTTCTCTACTGATAAGGAACTTCTTTCGGCGGCTGACGGCAAGGCGGAAAACATTATTGCAGTAAACAAGTTTGTCATGGAGTACGGTATTTATTAA